The sequence CATTACCTgttcaaaaaaaacaattaaagtcCTCTGTGAATTGAAGAGCGAAATAAAATGGCCATCTGTTGAACAGCAGCAAACAATCATGACGAAGTTCGAAAACAGCAGAGGGAATCCGTTTCCCTTCGGAATTGGTTGTTTAGATGGAACGCACTTCAATATACCCACGCCTAGTGAAGATGCTATTAGCTACTATGACCGCAAAGGGAAACATTCTGTCCAAACGCAGGTAAGTTCTTCGAATATACTACTTTTAAGACTCACTTattatttaatactttatagGCCATATGTGATAGTCAATTTCGTTTTTTGGATGTCTTTATTGGTTATCCAGGCAGCTGCCACGATGCTAATGTCTGGAGAAGTAGCCCAGTATTTAATGGCATAACGTCCGGGCAGTTACAGCTAGCACCAGGTGCAATAATATTGGGTGATTCCGCGTATCCTATATCGAAATCCGTAATGGTTCCTTACAGAGACAACGGACACCTCACCagggaagaaaaaaaattcaacatacGTCTAAGTTCAACACGCGTTTTTATTGAGCAAGCATttggaatattaaagaaaaaattaaagattttaaatCATATAGATATTTCAAGCCTTAAGGGCATATCTGATGTGATACTTGCTTGATGTGATATTTTGTAAAAGTCGTTATAATAAAACTGTACATGCATTTTTGTGAAACTACTGTGAGTAGTAAAGTATATGCATCTTATGTTATATGACGAACTACTGTATACACAAAATACtgggttaaataaatttttctacgaACGAAGTAATCTATCATCACATTCTTTTACATCCCTTATAGTGTAAGAACGGGATAAAAGCATTTTCTTTTACTGAGTGTGCTACTGTGCGTTATGATGTCAGCAATAAGTTTTGAAAAGGTAAGAAAGAGACAAGGATGAAAACGAAGCTTTGTCTTGCGAATATTCTAGAAAAAGATTGACGAGAAGCTTTGGTGGCTTCATAGGTTTTGTATCATTGATTGGAAAAACTTGAGATTGACTGGTCGCACAGTTGTTCACTAAGCTGTTACTCTCATattgaaatacaatttaaaaagaatGGAGAAGGGTATCGAAACTGATGCATCTACAAATGAAGCTAGGAATTTAGCGTCgacatatgcatgtttatatacatttattagcataggacatatgtatgtaattaggtCAAGGTTGGgcgtttacaacattttttggaTTGTTTACCCTTATATTGTTAACAATTGTAAATAATGTAAACAATTGTAAACGTTTACCAGCATATGTCATTTCAACTTATATTGTAAACTATCAAGTCAAACAGATCGATTGTTGAACACAGCTGGTACTGTGACCTTTGTCGATAACAAAATTTTCGCACATGACTGACAGGTCAGAATTctgcacatttatttatttattctaactCGTCGTCTTATGTTGAAAAATGAGTGGTGCACCGCAAAGGCCAATTTGGAAAAATCTTgactacaaacaaataaaaaatggcagAAAATACTCAGCCCAGTGTTTGTTTTATGGCCAAACATTGACAAACATTGCAACAGATCGACTGGTATCGCATAGGTAATAGAGGTGGGAAACTATCGATGGCACTATCGACACTATCGATGGTTGAGCACTATCGAGTCGACTCACTATCGATGGTCATGCAGTACCGATAGTGTATCGATAGTGCCTCGATAGTGTCACCAATAGTTGTGAAATAAATTCCGCGTTTTGAAAAAGTGGCGTCGCTTGGCTGGTGAAAAATTTTCTTGCTttcaattacaaaacaaaaacataattttaaagaaatggaTCGCTTTCTCCAAATGGGTAATAAAAATAAGAGTAGTTGAAGCAATTTCAAAGCAACTATTAATATGTGTGTTTTATAATAGGCAAACGCCGCAATTCGAAAGAAACATGCGATTGCAGCTCATCGGAATCGGAAAAGAGCTCTGCGGCTACAACATCTAGccataaattgaaaaagaaaacaaaaatatctgaTGTGTGGAATTACTTTAAAAGATCAGATGATAAAAAATTTGCGAAGTGCTTAAATTGTGAAAAGGAGTACAAGACAAGCGGAAATACGTCCAACTTGCGGGATCACCTGAAACGGTTTCATCCTAGTTTAAGGGACGATGAAAGGAACTCCGCTAATTATGGAGATCAGGGCGACAGCATATTATCCACCAGCAGCAGCTGCCGATCAAGTATGAGATCTTTAGATTCATACATTAAAAACTCTGTCCTGTACGATTCCAACTCAtcgcgaaaaaaaattattgataaaaCTTTAGCGGAGATGGTTGCCTTGGACGTACAACCGTATAGCATAGTAGAGGATCGTGGATTCATCAAGTACAGCAAAATTATGGATGCCAGGTACAAGCTGCCAAGTCGCCGTCATTTACAAAGTGTGCTGATGatggatttatttaaaaaaacttcggCAAAGCTTTCAACCATTCTAGAAGAAGTTTCTAGTGTTGCTGTTACGTGTGACATATGGTCGTCACGTGCCAACATAAGTTTTTTAACAGTGACTAGCCACTTTATTCATGAGTTCACTCTTAAAACAGCTTCATTGGCAACAAGAAAGCTATTGGATGCCACGAACCATTCAGctcaaaatattgcgaatacTTTGCAAGAAGTTTTAAATTCTTGGGGTTTGTTTGACAAAACTGAGTGTATTGTCACGGACAATGCCAGCTCCATGATCAAAGCTTGCGAGCTGTTAAAGATTCGTAACATTCCCTGCTTTGCTCACACGTTAAATTTGGTTGTTCAAGACGGTCTAAATTTCGACGATGACGAAAAAACAAtggcaataatttcaaaatgtaaagcaattgtaaaatttttcaaaaaaagcacTATTGCTAATGAAAAGTTTAAGATGGCGCAAGAAAAGTTTGGGTATTCACTTTTACAAGAAACTCCAACTAGATGGAATAGTTTCTTTTATATGATTCAACGAATACTGGCGACCCATGATTAAATTGCAGTAGTACTATTGTCTACATCCAATGCACCACTCCCATTTCAAGCGGAGGAAATTGATGTTTTGAAGGACATGGAAAAAATTCTTACAGTATTTGAAGAAGTTAGCAAAAGAATATCTGGTGGGAAATATGCTACGATTTCGCTTATAAATCCCTTGACAGATGTACTTATTCGTAAAACGCATACTATTTCTTCGGATGTGCACACTGAAGTTGGACAAAAAATGGTCACTGTTTTATTAGATTCAATCGTAAAACGTTTATcgccatatgaaaaaaaaaactgcgacGAGAATGGCGACAATTTTAGATCCCCGATTTAAAAAGATTGGGTTTCAACATATGTCAAATGCCGAACAAGCTGCACATTGTTTCGAAAACGAGTTGACGGCTTTAATGAACAAAGATAGTTCAAATGACACAAATGTGGAACCCATCTCAACAAATAAGGACCCGCTTTTCGACTACATTGGGAACAAAGCCCGTTCCATGGCTAGAAACACGCGATCGGATGCTATCATTGCGAAGAGGCAGTATTTGGAAAGGCCCTTAAGCCAACAAGATGTTGATCCCTTATTATGGATgaaagtaaattataaaatttgaaatatcaatatccaaaaattaatttgttctcattaatatttttcttaggtTAACCAGACGGACTTTCCTGCAATAAAAACGTTGATGTTAAAATACTTTTGCATTCCGGCCACTTCTGTCCAGTCAGAGCGGGTATTCAGCAAGGCAGGGCAAATAGTATCAGACCGCAGAACACGTCTAAAGGAGGAGAATGtgaacattttgttatttttaaaccaaaatCTTTCGCTTACTTCCTCGGAAACCACCGAATAAGCGACgtaaaacatatatatgtacatataaataattaaaaacattaaactatgtttttgaaaaattaattttagttgttttatGTAGGTCACTATCGAGGCACTATCGATGGCACTATCGAGGCACTATCGATGGTTTGGTAAAAAACTATCGCCGCTATCGATGGTGCCGACTATCGATAGTTTCCCACCTCTAATAGGTAAGTGTAATTATATCAAAATCTTATACGCGCGTACAGTGAACAACCTATGATTTTTAGAAAACGAtgttcacagaaaaaaaatactgatgAAACTATAATTCTAGAAGTGGACGAAATCGACACCAGTGCAATGGGATTAAATGATTCCGTATATTCAGTAATGGACGTGTCAGCAAGTAGCACCCTTATTGATGCagataatattttaattgataTCATATCATCAGAATCGCAGCCTTCAACAACTCCAGAAGCAACACCTTCATCAAGCTCCTCAAGTATGTTAATGCGATATGTTTTAAAGAACCTTGTGAAAAGCAGGAAATACCAGAGCAGCGATTGGCGTTCCCGTGGGAAACGCCTACTCAGCAAAGAATTGGTCACGTTGCAAGCACACGGGCTTAGCTTtattattagaattaaaatacttttaagtCAGTTGTAAAATAAGATTCAACCAATAAAGACCGGTCTccggaataaatttttttttataaactaccACGACCGGGTAGTTTAACTGGCGCCCGACCAGGGGCCGACAGTGCGCTAATCCCGATAAAACAAACGCGAACGTTAACAAAGTACTAGCGAATCATAAAATAAGCTCTAAAAAGAGTCGTGTCGTACGAAATATATATAAGTGTTACATAAGTGTTAGCGGCGGAACTGTCAGTCCCGAAAAAAACGCGAGTGTAGAGAACGAGGCCCCCGAGTAGCTGCAGGACGAACTGCAAGGAAAAGCACGGCAACGGATGCCAAGCCGCTCTGCCCGCACCCAGGACCCCAAACAAGAGGAGATGTCGCTGGccctaattatattaatataagattatataattatatactaagtatctataaaaataaaacctattaaataaatctttaaataatcaagagaaattttatatagaaaacaaaaaaaaaatctaaaaagagaaattttgtaagtttaagaaaattaatgcaACTAAATAAaaggtgaagaaaaaaaaatctagaaagaaaaattttgcaaatttaaaagaaaatccaaAATGCCTGACGACAACATATCTTCAATACTCCGACCTTCCGTGCTGAACACTGGCACCGCGGCCAGCAGCAGTGCAATGACAGGATTAGAAGACACAATCCGTAGAgtagtcaaaaatatttttgaaaatgaaggGCAGAAGCTAGTGAACAATATAGTGAACCCTAACCATGAATTCCTTAATTTGAGGGACGAACCCGTAGTTGCACAAGGAACCACAGATTCGGACCGTGTCCCAGAAATAGCTAGAACAATAAGAGAATTTGCAGGAAATCCAAGTGAGTTTAGTTCCTGGAAAAAAAGTATAGAGACACTTTTAGAGTACTATGGTCAGTATCAGGGGACTCCGAGATATTTCGGGATACTTatgacaataataaacaaaattgtaggTCATGCAGACGAAGTTTTGGAATCTTACAATATTCCATTAAATTGGACGGCTATTCGCTCCTGTTTAACTTGGCACTATGCTGATAAACGAGATCTAAAAACTCTCGAGTACCAACTTTGTAGCTTGGTTCAGGGATGTCCGCACTTAAGGAGGGAGGAGCTAACGCAATACTTCACACTCCTCAACCAAAATATGATGGtaacccaacactccacacgcgcaacgcTTTTGAGGAAATACCAGAGCAGCGATTGTTCCCGTGGGAAACGCCTACTCAGCAAAGAATTGGTCACGTTACAAGCACACGGGCTTAGCTTtagtattagaattaaaatacttttaagtCAGTTGTAAAATAAGATACAACCAATAAAGACCGGTCTCcggaataaatttgtttttataaactaCCACGACCGGGTTGTttaacttatacatacatatattagcaaaggacatatgtatattaggtttCTATGAAAACTgtattatatgaaaattgcgccaaatattgaaaagctcttatgattgctgtaaccaattgaactttggtttgaattttaattcgaaaagaAAGTCAATTGTAAGTGCACGTGCGCGGTGaagcaaacattttgaaattgttaataagtaattaataaaagaaaaaaatgcctaaaGCTTCAAAATGTCGTGCTCGGGAGTGTAATAGTGAACAAAACGTTCGTTGTTTTGAATTTCCCAAAAATCGGGAATTATCAAATTTGTGGAAGGAGAATTTGCGGATCTCACCCTCAATGCAAATACCAATGCATAATTCATTTGAATGCATTCAACATTTTGAGGAGGATGCCGTGGGACCAAAGTATCTTAAGAATGGAGCGGTTCCCACTCTCATGGCtcatgaacaacttttataactttcaatatttacacgcattataatacaatacacttataaattcttcacttcaattcataaaatatatgatCACAAACGTATTTTTACtggtttttatacttgtattcaaaacaacaatatcctttcgctaaattacttaaattttaacaataaattacttgaaaactTTAAATCTCCGGAGAGTGCGGGTTCTAGTTTTTtatatgttgtttttttatggttAAGGGGTTGTGCTCTAAGTGGAAGTATGTACTTTCCtactatatttccaaaaatggttttaatggtGCAGAGTTACAACAAATTGCGAACTTTATTTAATCAATTGAAGATATCTGAaattaa is a genomic window of Anastrepha ludens isolate Willacy chromosome 6, idAnaLude1.1, whole genome shotgun sequence containing:
- the LOC128868021 gene encoding E3 SUMO-protein ligase ZBED1-like, with protein sequence MKKKTATRMATILDPRFKKIGFQHMSNAEQAAHCFENELTALMNKDSSNDTNVEPISTNKDPLFDYIGNKARSMARNTRSDAIIAKRQYLERPLSQQDVDPLLWMKVNQTDFPAIKTLMLKYFCIPATSVQSERVFSKAGQIVSDRRTRLKEENVNILLFLNQNLSLTSSETTE